From the Xylocopa sonorina isolate GNS202 chromosome 9, iyXylSono1_principal, whole genome shotgun sequence genome, the window CTGAAGAGACGAAATTAATCCATCGTCTCtaattattatcgttattaaatATCACGAATGaagtattctttcttttttgtaTCATCAATTTATTATTATACGTGAAACAAAGAATACTTCAAAATCAATCGCGTTAAATGTTTCAATATACttgcaataataatttattgaaGTAGAAATTAGCAAAATTAATCGCGACAGCAACCATACTGTGATGCTATTCATAATTTGCAACACTAATTCAGTAAATATCAAGTAAAGAAAATCTGAAATCCAATCGCGGGGTGTGTCATGAAAAGGCAATGCGCGAGTAACCACCTCAGGGCGTTTCTCTTAATCCGCAACGCTAATTTATACACCCATTACTTAAGTTCGCAACACTAATAAAAGAGATTTTAAAAGAGTGATCTGCATAGGTGCAATGTCACCACGGTGCAATGTAGCACTTTGGCTACTGTGGTGACTCTATGCATAATCACATTTCCACAGCGCAAGTGGAATAATTTGTAGATGCAATATCACCCTGATATGCACAGGATGACGTTTCCACCGTATCAGTGGAAGATTTGGGCTTTTATCAATCGCAACACTATCGTAAGAACCGCGATTATTCATTTTCGCAACGCTAAATGGAAGAAACTGAACAATTAAAAACTATTCCTTCTACAGGAAATAAGAAGATGCAATTACACGCGATATATGTAAATCGCAACACTATAAAACTAATTGCAGACTTTTGGTACACACTAAAATAGCAAATGCAATTTAATCTGATCGCGAAACAAATATCAGCAAACAATAATTATGAATTCagtaaacaatcgcgatcttATGATTCGCAACACTAAAAGAGCAATCACGATCATCATTTTTGCGCAACTCtaattcaaaacgcgatatattaattaatacgcaactctaataaaactCGCGATCTGGATTAGTACGTaactctaataaaaatcgcgatCTGAATgaatacgcaactctaataaaaatcgcgatCTGAATgaatacgcaactctaataaaaatcgcgacCTGGAGTTAAACGCAACGCTAATAAAACCGCGATTTGGATTAATTCGCAACTCTAACTGGAACCGTAATTAATTAACCGCAACGCTACAATTGAAACCGCGATTTGCCCAGCATTTGATGAGCCAGCACTCTGTGCTGGCTAGAATATACTACTACACAAATACGAGCATAGTGACAAAGAATGACTTTGCATTCAGAGAGTTACTTCCAAATGCATAGtcattagtagttgccctcttctcTGGGCCTCTTCagcatatagcctcttctttcttcggacTTAAAGCCCAGTATCCTGAAACTTACATCTAAGCTCGAGATTTCCTGAGCGCAAACCAAAAACTAACATACAAAGGTGaactaaaaatataaatcgcgaAAGTTCTCAACGCACGCAGACGAGCAACGATTTGAAAAACCGTTGCCCGTGCAAACGTGCCAAACCTCGAGCAGAAAAATACGATCGTTTCGtcaaatcgcgaccgcgaccgcgggtcgattcgaatgatggatcgagaaaagccagtggcgaacgacatcccccgttcgcgccagctataccgtcgatcattcaaatctaattccctgaaacaggttgaaccacgcgagatacgcgcctgcccgatcggtgactgtggtcaacctgcccggccctacctacttattaCTAGCAGACAAACATGCCAGAagtaaactacctacctacctagccCTATATTTAAAATAGCAAAAGATTCACACCAACACATTCGTTCAACCCCCGGAAATTTCTCATTCAAACGCTCGGGCGCAAAAATCCTACACTAGAGAGAACGCCCCGGGACGCCTCCGACACCCGAGCTTGGCATACAACCTCGCACACTCTAATGGTACGTACCACTGCTGTAAACGACTGACGAAAACTAGTGATCATTGCGTACAACGCCAGTAAAGCGTTTTTATCTACATTTCAATATTTAATGTGAGATTTGAGACATCGAACAAATCTGTatttctcataaaacacagaacttCTATTGGTAAAAAGGATATTATATTGGAATTGGTACCGCAATCGCGATTAAGTATAAATTTGGTACCATTTGTAAGTAATTATACATTGTTTCTATGGAAACGACGCAATTCCACGGCCTAATCACACACACACAACGTGGAAAATACGTCGTGCACGATACACTAGCTCGTCAGTCGTGAAAAAAAACACATCATTAGTTATAACAATCGTCGTGCCCATCGCTTTTTCCCCACCCAAGTAGCACCtgggcacgtgaatggggtcctggcaatgaacacggaaggggttaaacctgaaaatcctgatctaaatataCTGATTAGCGCTTTGTGAAAAGTTAATCATTGATAGTTATTACGCTGCACAGAGTTTGAACAATGCCGCTACAGCCACCAGCGTGGTTGACGCATTTTCGCGTCCGCGAAAATAGTTAACGTGACCAGAATGTCAACGAGTAACATTCCAGACACGGCCTCCCTTGAGgcaggaattgagatacgctcaattagcgcgccacgaacccctaagcgagatccgcagctaccaatacccttggtgtgggtggcgggctcccccgtctgcccttcggaatagccgagggccttacggacggggcagggcgcccgtactgggacgctatagcgACGACTATCGAACTAACCGTACATAAAACTAGAAATGCTCTGTGCAGTGGAGTAACTAACTACCAATTATTAAATACTGATCGAGAAATGAGAGAGAAGCTTGACAATTCATTATAACATTATAATGTATAGAATAGAGTTAAAGGCGCGGTGAGACGCGAAAAAAGTGAAGGATTCTTCACTCTCAAAAATGATCGACATCCTTTGGGATGTAACCCTTCCTTCGAAGCGTCCCCTCTCCTCGTGTGATCTTAAAAACAGGCAAAGCAAACCCATAAGAGGTTActactacagccaccagtaccagttgacgtattttcacgtccgcgaaatgtttaacgtgaccaggtgcctacggtgacacccaggcacgacctctccttgaggcagggattgggatacgcccaatcagccggcagtgaacccagtgcagtaatcttagtacgcagtccaccactaccgatgccctcggtgggggtgacggactaccccgtctgccttttggaataaccaagggccttacgcaacggggtagaggccaatactgggacgctatagtggTAACACTTCGCTACTCGACATTGAACGTAAAGTTCATTTATTGACTGacaagaataattaaatttaaattcaaaattatatttcaaattcaagttgaattttaaattcaaaataaatttaaagttaaagttaaacTTTAAATTACAATGAAATTTAAAATCAGAGTTAAATTCGAAATTAACATTAAATTTAAgatcaattattttatattccgTACATTGTAATGATAGAAGGAATTGGAAAGTGCCTCTCTCATTGTCTCGAACAATATTCAATTTAACTATGGAATGATATCTAATTTTATAAGAAATGTACTAATTTCGAGTAATTTCGTCATCAAAGCAATCATTCTAAAGtatgaatataatattcaagctCGATGCTTTGATTCCAAAATCTACTCGACACAAAATGTCTTCTTGCACATGTAATATAACATAGTTTCGGTAATCAAGCGAATGGACTTTAATTATAACAAAAGCTATACTATACATTtacaatatatttcatatatatgatagttatcatatatatttatcatatattttatatattcaaTTTACAATAAATAGAAACTCGATAATAATTTCTATCATGTGCTATTAACATGAATATTAAGTGACTAAAGCATTTAATATTGTTAATGAAAAATAGTAAATATTAGTAAACGAAGTCAGAGGGTATCCGACTTCACCACTACGCACTGCTATAACAAAGCAgttgtaatatatattacttattaaTATTGATAAGCATATTTCACTTTTATAGATATTCATATCTAATGTACGACTTTTTCTTAATATTACTAAAACAACCACTTATCTATCACTTAAACTTTAATgttactaaaaacgcgaaatacAAGAAGACCTATCCTGATCTAATAAATAACACAgacaaaataaatattagtactcatGGGTATAATAATATACCCATGGTCACTATGCTCGTCAAGGGAATACTACGTAATTACAACCAATCACCCGTGCCGATTCGGACCTTTCGTCCTACGACATGATTGAGTGACCGGAGGAATTTAAAAGCATGCGACTCACAGAAAATGATGCGTAGAGTAGTTCAGACGAAGTCATCAAAGATGCTGAAGTCTCGAGGAAGTCATCAGAGATGCTGAAGCCTCGAGGAAGTCATCAAGATGCTGCTGATGTTTGGAgaaactgctgctgctgctgctgctgttgctgctgctgcctcAGCGAAGTCGTCCAAGATATAGTAAATGTCTAAAGAAAGCCAcattatgaattaaaattcatgttaccACACAATGAACCAGTTAAGAAAAAGTATTAAAATATGTTGCTTACCTCTAGGAGGACATCATGAACGTTGTTGTCAGGGTAGAAGAGGTAGACGATTCCATGGTAGAAATAGCTGAAAAGCTTAAACAGAAACCACATTATTATAATTTAGCCTTTTAAAGTTCTTATTAATGTTATTGATTATTAGTTtattttattgtaattaattttgtgattgaatacgaaagatacttacatttttggcCTTTGAAGCACAGCTAGATCCTTTGGGTAGACAGCAATTTGATTCTAGTACCGAGGCAgcatatatttaataaaaaaaattaagaataaaaaaaatatataaataaaagactACGCAGCTATTGCCATTCAcgaagcaaacactgactctactttttcacgtatgaatattataaaaaaaaaatgtaattaaaattagagCAACTGTGCTCTAAAGAATACTAAAATTATCgcaacaaacactgactctaccgaccgcattgcgcgcggtcaccaaaatattctgaaagaaaaacattgtacatgggggaacaaggggtaaataaaaacaacacacaatttactgtcgtattattcttcatctttttccgatcgagcgtttgtttaaaaaaatattacttcccTTTTAAATTACTTAACTAtgcaaaaatatatgtatatataaataaaatagaatataaagtttgaatatattgtaaaatatatccaAATATTATAAACTATTTATGAACACATTAAGAATTCGTGATTGATCTATAAAAAATCTATTACGATTATTTGGTATCAGAATTTAAAGCATATTAAATATTCTTAATTAGTGGGCtatattatatgctataaatattcaaaattacttgcgagaatgattattaaacaaataactcattacttgttacatacatcatgtgttcataatcaattatatataaaaCGTTACCAAATGATGAATAATaaggtaatataaatttataccataCGTTCTCATTAAGTTTTTACAGTTTTGCATCCCACCTCTttcaataatagtaataatgttCGTTGCCCATTATATCCATCCCTTGGAAGACATAACTACCTAAAAATCTATAACAGaacaaaacaaaacaattaGAATAAATATACAAAGGTATAATTCGTTATATTAAGATCTTATAATAAGCaagttcataaatcatattttcaAAGTTCAAACAAAGTCTATGAACAACTACgaacaatgaaacatataataaaatgaaaagcaaaaagaaaattcaaagacaaattcatatttataatgataatgttcaataaataattaatcgagTATGCAATTATTAAACAAAGTTTATAAtagaatagaaatgtgatacaatAGTAACTAAGAATAGTAATTAAGAATATTATGCAGTCGATAAGCAAGCTCGTGTACATACCTCGAAAGTAGAAACGCGTTTCGAAAAGTTTTATCGACAACAGAGGACGACACGTCCTACCACCAATCGACGTCGACACGAACTGACTGCCAGTGCCACTCGTCGCGTGCTTCGTAGGCGTCCGAGCGAGGTCGGAAACGTCCGAGCGAGGTCGAAAGCGTTCGAGCGACGCCGAAGGCAGTCGAGCGTAGTTTCTTGCTACGTTACGACGTATCATTCCGTGGCCTTGGTATTTCGCTATCTGCTTCAGCTGTAAACAAATTGGACTAACTGACAATCTACTACGAAAGACACATCCCAAAAATACATGTTCCTGGAAAATTGTCGTGCGTATTTTTCTAAGAAAAGTACGCACTGTTGTATTATGATACACATTCTACTAGATAATTTGCACAGAAAAATTTGTATTGTCTCTGAGTAACTGAAATTCAAATACTTTGACACCTGATATGAGCCTTTTAAGTGATTTTTAGAATgtcattttaaaatttatacctTGTACTTTTTAAAATACGTTTAAACTAAATTTGTTAAAAAGAATATTAGAAATTGCACAAATTCTATTGCATATTTTGCTCAGTAATATTTCGTTTTTATTTTAGAAGTAGTATTAACTGTTTAAATTAAAATGTATCAGGAAGCAAAGAGTTGCTACTTGAAGAGCAACGATAAGGCACTATCGACAGTGTACCTTCCAAATGAAACAAAAATCACTGTAGGTCGTACAAAAGAAACCAATATAAGAGATTTACATTGTTCTAAGCAACAAGGTTAATATCTTATGCTTTATTGTGTACAATTAACAGTGATTCTCATTATATTTTGGCCTTTGTACTAACTGTATTATCTACTTTTTATAGTGGAGTTGTATGCAAATTATAAGGAGTATAGGATATATATAACGCCATTAGGAAAACATCCGTGTGGTTTTAATGGCTTTAAGACATCTAGGTTTGTCAGATTTCAAGCAAAACATAATGATTTGCTTGAAATATTATATGGACAATATGCTTATCAGATTGAATTTAATCCTCCGCCACCAAAAACTTTATGGTCAGTAGAAAAAACTAAAATATCTAGAATATATAATGAAGATGAAGAAAGGTCTTATAAGATACCAAAACTTGAAGCTGATACTACAGTTCCCAGTACCCACACAGGAAACGTAGAGGAGACACCAGAAGAAGGACAAGCTACTGATGTTACCTCAGAATGTATAAGTAAAAATGAAATAAGATCAGATGAGCTGCGAGGTAAAGATAATCTGATAGACAAATGCACTGACAATACAGAGGAAACACAGGAAGCAGAGCAGAAAGTAACAAATCATACAAAAAATGCTGGtggtattttaaaatttataactAAAACCAATACGGCAGGAAGTAAAGATAACATGACAGATTTAAACAGTGAACAGTACAAATGGGAAAGTTACGAGAAAGGGTCATTATTAATGTATACAATGCAAGATGTAAAAGGTCGCTCAAAggtaaatttaataaaatattaatattctaTACAACAAACAAAAATTGACTGGTTTTTAGATAGCAGCATTTGATCTGGATGGAACCTTGATCAAAACAAAAAGTGGACTTGTATTTCCAAAACATTATGACGATTGGGAACTTTTATATCATAATGTGTCGGCTAAACTAAAGGAACTTTATAACAGTGGCTATAAAATAGTAGTTTTTACTAATCAAGCATCTATTGGATCTGGAAAATTAAATGCCAACTTGTTTAAAAATAAACTTAAGAATATAACAGGAAAAATTAATATTCCGATTCAGGTATATATATACAGTTACTTCCATTAATACTTAAACATTAGTATAATTTGCATTTTTCTAAGCTTTATAATggtttaaaatataaaatataaaaataaaaaatagtaaCAATACAATATATAAATGTAATGTTTTATTTAAGTGGAAAAAATTTCCTAGCCATAGTTTTCCAAAATATAAAGCtaaaaaatgaaaatgataCTAATGGGAGCAATGTACATTTTATCTCTTATAAAATTAGAATGATTTCATATAAATTTATTTGTAGATTTTTATAGCTACTGGACATAATATTTATCGAAAACCAGCAATTGGTATGTGGGAGAAATTGCAAGAGGTATGAAACCAAATAACTTATTGTGAAATAATTATTACTATTGCAA encodes:
- the Pnkp gene encoding polynucleotide kinase 3'-phosphatase isoform X1 — translated: MYQEAKSCYLKSNDKALSTVYLPNETKITVGRTKETNIRDLHCSKQQVELYANYKEYRIYITPLGKHPCGFNGFKTSRFVRFQAKHNDLLEILYGQYAYQIEFNPPPPKTLWSVEKTKISRIYNEDEERSYKIPKLEADTTVPSTHTGNVEETPEEGQATDVTSECISKNEIRSDELRGKDNLIDKCTDNTEETQEAEQKVTNHTKNAGGILKFITKTNTAGSKDNMTDLNSEQYKWESYEKGSLLMYTMQDVKGRSKIAAFDLDGTLIKTKSGLVFPKHYDDWELLYHNVSAKLKELYNSGYKIVVFTNQASIGSGKLNANLFKNKLKNITGKINIPIQIFIATGHNIYRKPAIGMWEKLQENNDSVPIDKTDSLYVGDAAGRPKNWAPGKKKDHSSADRLYALNLNLKFYTPEEFFLGHKQVPFNLPTFNPKNLSNTKIGTENSIISKNQEVVLMVGCPGSGKSHFVKHYLKSYIHVNRDTLGSWQKCVDLVEKSLTDKNSVAVDNTNPDCASRKRYIEVARKCGVPIRCFVMSTNIDHAKHNNKFRELTDPSHAKVSEIIINSYMKNYQQPNLEEGFTEIVHIPFVPKFCTEKEQQLYELYLLEG
- the Pnkp gene encoding polynucleotide kinase 3'-phosphatase isoform X2; this translates as MALRHLGLSDFKQNIMICLKYYMDNMLIRLNLILRHQKLYGNVEETPEEGQATDVTSECISKNEIRSDELRGKDNLIDKCTDNTEETQEAEQKVTNHTKNAGGILKFITKTNTAGSKDNMTDLNSEQYKWESYEKGSLLMYTMQDVKGRSKIAAFDLDGTLIKTKSGLVFPKHYDDWELLYHNVSAKLKELYNSGYKIVVFTNQASIGSGKLNANLFKNKLKNITGKINIPIQIFIATGHNIYRKPAIGMWEKLQENNDSVPIDKTDSLYVGDAAGRPKNWAPGKKKDHSSADRLYALNLNLKFYTPEEFFLGHKQVPFNLPTFNPKNLSNTKIGTENSIISKNQEVVLMVGCPGSGKSHFVKHYLKSYIHVNRDTLGSWQKCVDLVEKSLTDKNSVAVDNTNPDCASRKRYIEVARKCGVPIRCFVMSTNIDHAKHNNKFRELTDPSHAKVSEIIINSYMKNYQQPNLEEGFTEIVHIPFVPKFCTEKEQQLYELYLLEG